The following proteins are encoded in a genomic region of Micromonospora olivasterospora:
- a CDS encoding Lrp/AsnC family transcriptional regulator, whose product MGIRQQENGNGGRRVAVREGASHALLDDVAKQIIEQLQEDGRRPYATIGKAVGLSEAAVRQRVQRLLDAGVMQIVAVTDPLQLGFPRQAMIGLRTDGDLEAVADRLAVFDEVDYVLITAGSFDLLAEVVCRNDAHLLEILQRLRAVEGVLSTEAFVYLKLRKQTYSWGTA is encoded by the coding sequence ATGGGCATCCGGCAGCAGGAGAACGGCAACGGGGGGCGGCGCGTCGCCGTTCGTGAGGGTGCCAGTCACGCCCTGCTGGACGACGTGGCCAAGCAGATCATCGAGCAGCTTCAGGAGGACGGCCGGCGACCGTACGCGACGATCGGCAAGGCGGTCGGTCTGTCCGAGGCGGCGGTACGCCAGCGGGTGCAGCGACTGCTCGACGCCGGGGTGATGCAGATCGTCGCGGTCACCGATCCGCTCCAGCTCGGCTTCCCCCGGCAGGCAATGATCGGCCTGCGTACCGACGGCGACCTGGAGGCGGTGGCCGACCGGCTCGCGGTGTTCGATGAGGTCGACTATGTGTTGATCACCGCCGGCTCGTTCGACCTGCTGGCGGAGGTGGTCTGCCGCAACGACGCGCACCTGCTGGAGATCCTGCAACGGCTGCGCGCCGTCGAGGGCGTGCTCTCCACGGAGGCGTTCGTCTACCTCAAGCTGCGCAAGCAGACGTACAGCTGGGGCACGGCCTGA
- a CDS encoding aspartate aminotransferase family protein, with the protein MANATDHLWMHFTRMASYSGGEVPTIVRGEGAYVWDAQGRRYLDGLAGLFVVNAGHGRTELAEAAAKQGAELAYFPLWSYAHPKAVELAEKVASLAPGDLNRVFFTTGGSEAVESAWKLARAYFKRVGKPTKFKVVSRYIAYHGTSMGALSITGLPGIKTDFEPLVPGAVKVPNTNFYRAPEHGDSPEAFGRWAADEIGRAIEREGPDTVAAVFLEPVQNSGGCFPPPPGYFERVREICDAYDVLLVSDEVICSWGRLGEYFGATRYGYQPDIITTAKGITSGYAPLGAMIASDRLIEPFLTETGMFAHGVTFGGHPVSCAVALANLEVFAREDLLGHVRANEDAFRSTLEKLRDLPIVGDVRGDGYFYGIELVKDKTTRQTFDEAESERLLRGFLSTALFQGGLYCRADDRGDPVVQLAPPLIAEQQQFDEMEQILRAVLTEAWARL; encoded by the coding sequence ATGGCCAACGCCACCGACCACCTCTGGATGCACTTCACCCGGATGGCCAGCTACTCCGGCGGCGAGGTGCCGACCATCGTCCGCGGCGAGGGCGCGTACGTCTGGGACGCCCAGGGCCGGCGCTACCTGGACGGGCTCGCCGGGCTCTTCGTCGTCAACGCCGGGCACGGCCGCACCGAACTGGCCGAGGCGGCCGCCAAGCAGGGCGCCGAGCTGGCGTACTTCCCGCTCTGGTCGTACGCCCACCCGAAGGCCGTCGAGCTGGCCGAGAAGGTGGCGTCGTTGGCCCCGGGCGACCTGAACCGGGTCTTCTTCACCACCGGCGGCTCGGAGGCCGTCGAGTCGGCGTGGAAGCTGGCCCGGGCGTACTTCAAGCGCGTCGGCAAGCCCACCAAGTTCAAGGTGGTCAGCCGGTACATCGCGTACCACGGCACCTCGATGGGGGCGCTGTCGATCACCGGGCTGCCGGGCATCAAGACCGACTTCGAGCCGCTGGTGCCCGGCGCGGTGAAGGTGCCGAACACGAACTTCTACCGGGCCCCGGAACACGGCGACTCGCCCGAGGCGTTCGGCCGCTGGGCCGCCGACGAGATCGGCCGCGCCATCGAGCGGGAGGGGCCGGACACCGTCGCGGCGGTGTTCCTGGAGCCGGTGCAGAACTCCGGCGGCTGCTTCCCGCCGCCACCGGGCTACTTCGAGCGGGTACGCGAGATCTGCGACGCGTACGACGTGCTGCTCGTCTCCGACGAGGTGATCTGCTCCTGGGGCCGGCTCGGCGAGTACTTCGGCGCGACCCGGTACGGCTACCAGCCCGACATCATCACCACCGCCAAGGGCATCACCTCCGGGTACGCCCCGCTCGGCGCGATGATCGCCAGCGACCGGCTGATCGAACCGTTCCTCACCGAGACGGGCATGTTCGCCCACGGGGTGACCTTCGGCGGCCACCCGGTCTCCTGCGCGGTGGCCCTGGCCAACCTGGAGGTGTTCGCCCGGGAGGACCTGCTCGGGCACGTCCGCGCCAACGAGGACGCGTTCCGGTCCACCCTGGAGAAGCTGCGCGACCTGCCGATCGTCGGCGACGTCCGGGGCGACGGGTACTTCTACGGCATCGAACTGGTCAAGGACAAGACGACGCGGCAGACGTTCGACGAGGCCGAGTCCGAGCGGCTGTTACGCGGGTTCCTCTCCACGGCCCTGTTCCAGGGCGGGCTGTACTGCCGGGCCGACGACCGGGGCGACCCGGTGGTGCAGCTCGCCCCGCCGCTGATCGCCGAGCAGCAACAGTTCGACGAGATGGAGCAGATCCTGCGCGCGGTGCTCACCGAGGCGTGGGCCCGGCTGTAG
- a CDS encoding ABC transporter permease, with protein sequence MRFWRWLADRWVMGVALLVLGYLSLPILVVAGLSFNRPSSRLSYDFNEFTLDNWRRPCATSDMCAAVVRSVQIGFLATVVATVIGTLMAFALARHRFTGRSGINLLIFLPMATPELVMGTSLLALFVAAGVPQGFWTVVIAHVMFCVSFVVVTVKARLAGMDRRLEEAAMDLYAGPWQAFRRVTLPLVLPGIVAAALLAFSLSFDDFIITNFNSGTTVTFPMYVWGAAQRGIPPQVNVVGTAMFGIALLLVGLTSLRGRRARRADLRAVTTAGRRAQGPS encoded by the coding sequence GTGAGGTTCTGGCGCTGGCTGGCCGACCGGTGGGTGATGGGCGTGGCCCTGCTGGTGCTCGGCTACCTGTCGCTGCCGATCCTCGTGGTGGCCGGCCTGTCGTTCAACCGCCCGTCGAGCCGCCTGTCGTACGACTTCAACGAGTTCACCCTCGACAACTGGCGGCGCCCCTGCGCGACCTCCGACATGTGCGCCGCGGTCGTGCGCAGCGTGCAGATCGGCTTCCTCGCCACCGTGGTCGCCACGGTCATCGGCACGCTGATGGCGTTCGCGCTGGCGCGGCACCGGTTCACCGGGCGGTCCGGGATCAACCTGCTGATCTTCCTGCCGATGGCCACGCCCGAACTGGTGATGGGCACCTCGCTGCTGGCCCTGTTCGTCGCGGCCGGCGTGCCGCAGGGTTTCTGGACCGTCGTCATCGCGCACGTCATGTTCTGCGTGTCGTTCGTCGTGGTGACGGTCAAGGCGCGGCTCGCCGGGATGGACCGGCGGCTGGAGGAGGCCGCCATGGACCTGTACGCCGGCCCGTGGCAGGCGTTCCGCCGGGTGACGCTGCCGCTGGTGCTGCCCGGCATCGTCGCCGCCGCGCTGCTCGCGTTCTCGCTCAGCTTCGACGACTTCATCATCACCAACTTCAACTCCGGCACCACCGTCACGTTCCCGATGTACGTCTGGGGTGCCGCCCAGCGGGGGATCCCGCCGCAGGTCAACGTCGTCGGCACGGCGATGTTCGGGATAGCCCTGCTGCTCGTCGGGCTCACCTCGCTGCGTGGCCGGCGGGCCCGCCGCGCCGACCTCCGGGCCGTCACCACGGCCGGCCGACGGGCACAGGGCCCGTCATGA
- a CDS encoding ABC transporter substrate-binding protein, which translates to MRSPLRPLTRRGLLTGTLGSAAMLATAGVLAGCGTKGAKQTEAGCVSEDLSGTEKKLAFSNWPQYMDVDESDESKRPTLDAFVAKSGIQVTYTEDINDNNEFFGKVQNQLAACQGTGRDIVVLTDWMAARMIRLGWIQKLDPAKIPNVAANMLPSLLDRSFDPDNRISIPWQSGLAGLAYNGSVTKEIRTVDELLTRPDLKGKVTALSEMRDTMGLLLQSNGHDPANFTAAQFDDALNKLKKAVDSGQIRKFTGNDYAPDLAKGDIAACVCWSGDVIQLSGENEKIRFVSPDSGVMLFSDNMMVPNKATHKANAEQLINHYYEPAVAAQLAAYVNYICPVKGARAEMEKIDPELAANPLIFPDEAMLSRSKVFMTLDEKQEREYESKFQQVIGA; encoded by the coding sequence ATGCGTAGTCCCCTCCGGCCTCTCACCCGGCGTGGTCTGCTCACCGGCACCCTCGGATCGGCCGCGATGCTCGCCACCGCAGGCGTGCTCGCCGGCTGCGGCACCAAGGGCGCCAAGCAGACCGAGGCCGGCTGCGTCAGCGAAGACCTCTCCGGCACGGAGAAGAAGCTCGCGTTCTCGAACTGGCCGCAGTACATGGACGTGGACGAGTCCGACGAGTCGAAGCGCCCGACGCTGGACGCGTTCGTCGCGAAGAGCGGCATCCAGGTGACGTACACCGAGGACATCAACGACAACAACGAGTTCTTCGGCAAGGTGCAGAACCAGCTCGCCGCCTGTCAGGGCACCGGCCGGGACATCGTGGTGCTGACCGACTGGATGGCCGCCCGGATGATCCGGCTCGGCTGGATCCAGAAGCTCGACCCGGCGAAGATCCCGAACGTGGCGGCCAACATGTTGCCGTCGCTGCTCGACCGCTCCTTCGACCCGGACAACCGGATCTCCATTCCGTGGCAGTCCGGCCTGGCCGGGCTCGCGTACAACGGCAGCGTCACCAAGGAGATCCGCACAGTCGACGAACTGCTGACCCGCCCCGACCTCAAGGGCAAGGTCACCGCGCTGTCCGAGATGCGCGACACGATGGGCCTGCTGCTCCAGTCGAACGGCCACGACCCGGCGAACTTCACCGCCGCCCAGTTCGACGACGCCCTCAACAAGCTCAAGAAGGCCGTCGACTCCGGCCAGATCCGCAAGTTCACCGGCAACGACTACGCCCCCGACCTGGCCAAGGGCGACATCGCCGCGTGCGTGTGCTGGTCCGGCGACGTCATCCAGCTCTCCGGCGAGAACGAGAAGATCCGGTTCGTCTCGCCGGACTCGGGCGTGATGCTGTTCAGCGACAACATGATGGTGCCGAACAAGGCCACCCACAAGGCGAACGCCGAGCAGCTGATCAACCACTACTACGAGCCGGCGGTGGCCGCGCAGCTCGCCGCGTACGTCAACTACATCTGCCCCGTGAAGGGCGCCCGGGCCGAGATGGAGAAGATCGACCCGGAGCTGGCCGCCAACCCGCTGATCTTCCCGGACGAGGCCATGCTGTCGCGGTCCAAGGTGTTCATGACCCTGGACGAGAAGCAGGAGCGCGAGTACGAGTCGAAGTTCCAGCAGGTCATCGGGGCGTGA
- a CDS encoding ABC transporter ATP-binding protein, translating to MGDEAPAGDLRLVGLTKTFGVFTAVDDLSLTIPQGSFFALLGASGCGKTTTLRMIAGLEQPTRGQVLLGDRDIARLRPYKRPVNTVFQSYALFPHLDVHENVAFGLRRRGIREVDDQVRRMLSLVQLDGYGRRRPAQLSGGQQQRVALARALINHPQVLLLDEPLGALDLKLRRQMQIELKRIQTEVGITFVHVTHDQEEAMTMADTVAVMNAGRIEQLGAPADIYEYPASAFVANFLGQSNLLAAEAAGPAGSEVPVTAHGARYSVPADRARADRGAVYLGVRPEKLHLVESVDQVPGGHQHLTGVVTDASYVGVSTQYLVRTGWGSEVSVFAANSGLGGRLAVGASVVAHWDPRHAFLLAREPGADDSTSPVLDEPVGASS from the coding sequence ATGGGCGACGAAGCTCCGGCCGGCGACCTGCGGCTGGTCGGCCTGACGAAGACGTTCGGGGTCTTCACCGCGGTCGACGACCTCAGCCTCACCATCCCGCAGGGCTCGTTCTTCGCCCTGCTCGGGGCGTCCGGCTGCGGCAAGACCACCACCCTGCGCATGATCGCCGGACTGGAACAGCCGACGCGCGGCCAGGTGCTGCTCGGCGACCGGGACATCGCCCGGCTACGCCCGTACAAGCGCCCCGTCAACACCGTCTTCCAGAGCTACGCGCTGTTCCCGCACCTCGACGTCCACGAGAACGTGGCGTTCGGGCTGCGCCGGCGCGGCATCCGCGAGGTCGACGACCAGGTGCGGCGGATGCTGTCGCTGGTGCAGCTCGACGGGTACGGCCGCCGCCGCCCCGCCCAGCTCTCCGGCGGACAGCAGCAGCGGGTGGCGCTGGCCCGCGCCCTGATCAACCATCCGCAGGTGCTCCTGCTCGACGAGCCGCTCGGCGCGCTCGACCTGAAGCTGCGCCGGCAGATGCAGATCGAGCTGAAGCGCATCCAGACCGAGGTCGGCATCACGTTCGTGCACGTCACCCACGATCAGGAGGAGGCCATGACCATGGCCGACACGGTCGCGGTGATGAACGCCGGGCGGATCGAGCAGCTCGGCGCCCCGGCCGACATCTACGAGTACCCGGCCAGCGCCTTCGTGGCGAACTTCCTCGGCCAGTCCAACCTGCTCGCCGCCGAGGCCGCCGGCCCCGCCGGGTCCGAGGTGCCGGTCACCGCCCACGGCGCGCGCTACTCCGTCCCCGCCGACCGCGCCCGCGCCGACCGGGGCGCGGTCTACCTGGGGGTACGCCCCGAGAAGCTGCACCTCGTCGAGTCCGTCGACCAGGTGCCCGGCGGACACCAGCACCTCACCGGGGTCGTCACGGACGCCTCGTACGTCGGGGTGAGCACCCAGTACCTGGTCCGCACCGGCTGGGGCAGCGAGGTCTCCGTGTTCGCGGCGAACAGCGGGCTCGGCGGGCGGCTCGCCGTCGGCGCGTCCGTGGTGGCGCACTGGGACCCCCGGCACGCCTTCCTGCTGGCCCGGGAGCCGGGCGCGGACGACAGCACGAGCCCCGTGCTGGACGAGCCGGTGGGTGCGTCGTCGTGA
- a CDS encoding WhiB family transcriptional regulator codes for MDGQLEVADLLGNAPEWQEQALCSQTDPEAFFPEKGGSTREAKRICSRCEVKTECLEYALGHDERFGIWGGLSERERRKLKRRAA; via the coding sequence ATGGACGGCCAGCTTGAGGTGGCCGACCTGCTCGGAAACGCGCCGGAGTGGCAGGAGCAGGCACTCTGCTCCCAGACCGATCCGGAGGCGTTCTTCCCCGAGAAGGGCGGCTCGACCCGCGAGGCGAAGCGGATCTGCTCGCGTTGCGAGGTCAAGACCGAATGCCTGGAATACGCTCTCGGCCACGACGAGCGGTTCGGGATCTGGGGCGGGCTCTCGGAGCGGGAGCGGCGCAAGCTAAAGCGGCGGGCCGCCTGA
- a CDS encoding DUF779 domain-containing protein, which translates to MGDPVTLTPAAADLIRSLRGQHGPLMFHQSGGCCDGSAPMCYPAGEFRTGGSDVLLASLDVDGVPEPVEFWMSGAQWELWKHTRLTVDVVPGRGSGFSLEAPEGVRFLIRSQLA; encoded by the coding sequence ATGGGTGACCCGGTGACCCTGACCCCCGCGGCGGCCGACCTGATCCGGTCGCTGCGGGGGCAGCACGGCCCGCTCATGTTCCACCAGTCCGGCGGCTGCTGCGACGGCAGCGCCCCGATGTGCTACCCGGCCGGGGAGTTCCGCACCGGCGGCTCCGACGTCCTGCTGGCGTCGCTCGACGTCGACGGCGTCCCCGAGCCGGTCGAGTTCTGGATGTCCGGCGCCCAGTGGGAGCTGTGGAAGCACACGCGCCTGACGGTCGACGTGGTCCCCGGTCGGGGCAGCGGCTTCTCCCTCGAAGCCCCGGAGGGCGTCCGCTTCCTCATCCGCTCCCAGCTCGCCTGA
- a CDS encoding saccharopine dehydrogenase family protein, with protein sequence MRILLVGAGGVGSAAVSIAARRAFFETMVVADADPARAGRAVAGHGERFVAATVDASSADAVAALCRAHRITHVLNAVDPRFVMPVFDGAFAAGANYLDMAMSLSHPHPERPYEEAGVKLGDDQFAVAEQWSGAGRLALLGIGVEPGLSDVFARYAADELFAEIDEIGVRDGANLTVDGYDFAPSFSIWTTIEECLNPPVIWERDRGWFTTEPFSEPEVFDFPAGIGPVECVNVEHEEVLLIPRWVDARRVTFKYGLGAEFIEVLRMLHKLGLDSTEPVTVRGVRMSPRDVVAATLPDPATLGERMHGKTCAGTWVRGRAKTGEPREVYLYHVVDNEWSMREYGHQAVVWQTAVNPVVALELLATGAWSASGVIGPEALPPVPFLDLLTEYGSPWEMEER encoded by the coding sequence ATGCGTATCCTGCTCGTCGGCGCCGGTGGCGTCGGCTCCGCCGCCGTATCCATCGCCGCCCGCCGAGCGTTCTTCGAGACCATGGTCGTGGCCGACGCCGACCCCGCCCGCGCCGGGCGGGCCGTCGCCGGGCACGGCGAACGCTTCGTGGCCGCGACCGTCGACGCGTCCTCGGCCGACGCGGTCGCCGCGCTGTGCCGGGCGCACCGGATCACCCACGTGCTCAACGCCGTCGACCCGCGCTTCGTCATGCCGGTCTTCGACGGGGCGTTCGCCGCCGGGGCGAACTACCTCGACATGGCCATGTCCCTGTCCCACCCGCACCCCGAGCGCCCCTACGAGGAGGCCGGCGTCAAGCTCGGCGACGACCAGTTCGCCGTGGCCGAGCAGTGGTCCGGGGCCGGCCGGCTCGCACTGCTCGGCATCGGCGTCGAGCCGGGCCTGTCCGACGTTTTCGCCCGGTACGCCGCCGACGAGCTGTTCGCCGAGATCGACGAGATCGGGGTACGCGACGGCGCGAACCTGACCGTCGACGGCTACGACTTCGCCCCGTCGTTCTCGATCTGGACGACCATCGAGGAGTGCCTGAACCCGCCGGTGATCTGGGAACGTGACCGGGGCTGGTTCACCACCGAGCCGTTCAGCGAGCCGGAGGTCTTCGACTTCCCGGCCGGCATCGGGCCGGTCGAGTGCGTCAACGTCGAGCACGAGGAGGTGCTGCTCATCCCGCGCTGGGTCGACGCCCGCCGGGTCACGTTCAAGTACGGCCTCGGCGCGGAGTTCATCGAGGTCCTGCGGATGCTGCACAAGCTCGGGCTGGACTCGACCGAGCCGGTCACCGTGCGCGGCGTGCGGATGTCCCCGCGCGACGTGGTGGCCGCCACCCTGCCGGACCCGGCCACCCTCGGCGAGCGGATGCACGGCAAGACCTGCGCCGGCACCTGGGTCCGCGGGCGGGCGAAGACCGGCGAGCCCCGGGAGGTCTACCTCTACCACGTCGTCGACAACGAGTGGTCGATGCGCGAGTACGGCCACCAGGCGGTGGTCTGGCAGACCGCCGTCAACCCGGTGGTCGCCCTGGAACTGCTCGCCACCGGCGCCTGGTCCGCCAGCGGCGTCATCGGCCCCGAGGCGCTGCCCCCGGTGCCCTTCCTGGACCTCCTAACCGAGTACGGCTCGCCCTGGGAGATGGAGGAGCGGTGA
- a CDS encoding DUF3499 domain-containing protein, protein MRSPRRCSRNGCPRQAVATLTYVYNESTAVVGPLAAFAEPHTYDLCEPHARSLTAPRGWNVVRHEGEFEPPPPTTDDLVALAEAVREAARPAPPRPPDDEAVPQHPQTGRRGHLRVIPPTNETPQERATKGQWLR, encoded by the coding sequence GTGAGGTCACCACGGCGCTGCTCCCGAAATGGCTGCCCCCGGCAAGCGGTCGCCACATTGACCTATGTCTACAACGAGTCGACGGCGGTCGTCGGGCCGCTCGCGGCCTTCGCCGAGCCGCACACGTACGACCTCTGCGAACCCCACGCCCGGAGCCTGACGGCCCCCCGGGGCTGGAACGTGGTGCGCCACGAGGGTGAGTTCGAGCCCCCGCCGCCCACCACCGACGACCTGGTCGCGCTCGCCGAGGCGGTTCGCGAGGCCGCCCGCCCCGCGCCCCCGCGCCCGCCGGACGACGAGGCCGTCCCGCAGCACCCCCAGACGGGCCGCCGGGGCCACCTGCGCGTCATCCCCCCGACCAACGAGACGCCGCAGGAGCGGGCGACGAAGGGTCAGTGGCTCAGGTAG
- a CDS encoding DUF397 domain-containing protein: MELTEARWRTATRSSNNGGDCVEVADNLPGRVLVRDSKDRDGGTLRFAPAAWRDFVDLARRRPHA, from the coding sequence ATGGAGCTGACCGAGGCCCGCTGGCGCACCGCCACCCGCAGCAGCAACAACGGCGGTGACTGCGTCGAGGTGGCCGACAACCTGCCGGGCCGGGTGCTGGTGCGCGACAGCAAGGACCGCGACGGCGGCACCCTGCGCTTCGCCCCGGCCGCCTGGCGCGACTTCGTCGACCTCGCCCGCCGCCGGCCGCACGCCTGA
- a CDS encoding ABC transporter permease has translation MTALAHVPTTGGPPAGPPPPPRPGRHRLLPYLLLLPGAAWLFLFFALPLLQLAAASLYDPAGSLSTGYAMTWAFDNYPDALQAYWPHFVRSFGYAATALVLALLMGYPLAYAIAQKAGRWKNLLLVAVVAPMFTSFLVRTLAWKTILSDNGWLVGLLRDVHLLGPDGRLLATPVAVVLGLTYNFLPFLVLPLYASLERLDPRLLEAAADLYASPVQAFRRVTLPLSMPGLIAGTLLFFIPATGDYINAELLGTPNEYMVGNVIDSAFLVRLDYPQGAALSFLLMAAILAVVFAYLRRAGTEEVR, from the coding sequence GTGACCGCCCTGGCTCACGTACCCACCACGGGGGGGCCACCGGCCGGGCCCCCGCCGCCGCCCCGGCCCGGGCGGCACCGGCTGCTGCCGTACCTGCTGTTGCTGCCCGGCGCGGCCTGGCTGTTCCTCTTCTTCGCCCTGCCGCTGCTCCAGCTCGCCGCCGCCAGCCTGTACGACCCTGCCGGCTCGCTGTCCACCGGGTACGCCATGACCTGGGCGTTCGACAACTACCCGGACGCGCTGCAGGCGTACTGGCCGCACTTCGTCCGCTCCTTCGGCTACGCCGCCACGGCGCTGGTGCTCGCCCTGCTGATGGGCTACCCCCTGGCGTACGCGATAGCGCAGAAGGCCGGCCGGTGGAAGAACCTGCTGCTGGTGGCGGTGGTCGCCCCGATGTTCACCAGCTTCCTGGTCCGCACCCTGGCCTGGAAGACGATCCTGTCCGACAACGGCTGGCTGGTCGGGCTGCTGCGCGACGTACACCTGCTCGGCCCGGACGGCCGACTGCTCGCCACCCCGGTCGCGGTGGTGCTCGGCCTGACGTACAACTTCCTGCCGTTCCTGGTGCTGCCGCTGTACGCGAGCCTGGAGCGGCTCGACCCCCGGCTGCTGGAGGCGGCGGCCGACCTGTACGCCAGCCCGGTGCAGGCGTTCCGCCGGGTCACCCTGCCGCTGTCGATGCCCGGCCTGATCGCCGGCACGCTGCTGTTCTTCATCCCGGCGACCGGCGACTACATCAACGCGGAGCTGCTCGGCACTCCCAACGAGTACATGGTCGGCAACGTCATCGACTCGGCGTTCCTGGTCCGGCTGGACTACCCGCAGGGCGCGGCGCTGTCGTTCCTGCTGATGGCGGCGATCCTCGCGGTGGTCTTCGCGTACCTGCGCCGGGCCGGCACGGAGGAGGTCCGGTGA
- a CDS encoding metallopeptidase family protein: MTSPEHRRPGAGRRAHRDRHGRGLRGRLVPATVPLARTKAEVFDDLVLDTVESLERRFAKELAGVEFAVEDVPPDLNVYDSDVLEDGEVPLARLLPGRPGRQEVPPRIVLYRRPLEFRAMDREDLADLVHDVIIEQVANLLGVDPDELA, from the coding sequence ATGACGAGTCCGGAACACCGCCGCCCCGGCGCCGGCCGGCGCGCCCACCGCGACCGGCACGGGCGGGGCCTGCGCGGACGGCTGGTCCCGGCGACCGTGCCGCTGGCCCGGACCAAGGCCGAGGTCTTCGACGACCTGGTGCTGGACACCGTCGAGTCGCTGGAGCGGCGGTTCGCCAAGGAACTGGCCGGCGTCGAGTTCGCGGTGGAGGACGTGCCACCGGACCTGAACGTGTACGACTCCGACGTGCTGGAGGACGGCGAGGTGCCGCTCGCCCGGCTGCTTCCGGGGCGGCCCGGCCGGCAGGAGGTGCCGCCGCGGATCGTGCTCTACCGACGGCCGCTGGAGTTCCGCGCCATGGACCGGGAGGACCTGGCCGACCTGGTCCACGACGTGATCATCGAGCAGGTGGCGAACCTGCTCGGGGTCGACCCGGACGAGTTGGCCTGA
- the adh gene encoding aldehyde dehydrogenase has product MARYDAPTHWQSRYDHFIGGEYVKPHGGRYFENPSPVTGQTFCEVARGTAEDVEKALDAAHGAADAWGRTSVADRAVILNRIADRMQENLESLAVAETWENGKPVRETLAADIPLAIDHFRYFAGAIRAQEGSLGELDDDTVAYHFHEPLGVVGQIIPWNFPLLMATWKLAPALAAGNTVVLKPAEQTPASIHYLLSLIADLLPPGVLNVVNGFGVEAGKPLASSPRVAKVAFTGETTTGRLIMQYASENIKPVTLELGGKSPNIFFDDVSAARDDFFDKALEGFTMFALNQGEVCTCPSRALIQQGHYSDFLAAAVERTKAVRQGHPLDTETMIGAQASNDQLEKILSYLDIGRQEGARVLTGGERVDLGGELSGGYYVQPTVFEGDNSMRIFQEEIFGPVVSVTSFADLDDAVKIANDTLYGLGAGVWTRDMNTAYRAGRAIQAGRIWTNCYHAYPAHAAFGGYKQSGIGRETHKMMLEHYQQTKNLLVSYSPKKLGFF; this is encoded by the coding sequence ATGGCGCGCTACGACGCCCCCACCCACTGGCAGTCCCGCTACGACCACTTCATCGGCGGCGAGTACGTGAAGCCGCACGGCGGCCGGTACTTCGAGAACCCCAGCCCGGTGACCGGGCAGACCTTCTGCGAGGTGGCCCGGGGCACCGCCGAGGACGTCGAGAAGGCCCTCGACGCCGCGCACGGCGCGGCCGACGCCTGGGGTCGCACCTCGGTCGCCGACCGGGCGGTCATCCTCAACAGGATCGCCGACCGGATGCAGGAGAACCTGGAATCCCTCGCGGTCGCCGAGACCTGGGAGAACGGCAAGCCGGTACGGGAGACGCTGGCCGCCGACATCCCCCTCGCGATCGACCACTTCCGCTACTTCGCCGGGGCGATCCGGGCCCAGGAGGGCTCCCTCGGCGAACTCGACGACGACACCGTGGCGTACCACTTCCACGAGCCGCTCGGGGTGGTCGGGCAGATCATCCCGTGGAACTTCCCGCTGCTCATGGCGACCTGGAAGCTCGCCCCGGCCCTCGCGGCCGGCAACACGGTGGTGCTCAAGCCCGCCGAGCAGACCCCGGCCTCGATCCACTACCTGCTCTCGCTCATCGCCGACCTGCTCCCGCCGGGCGTGCTCAACGTCGTCAACGGCTTCGGCGTCGAGGCGGGCAAGCCGCTGGCCTCCTCGCCCCGGGTGGCGAAGGTGGCGTTCACCGGCGAGACCACCACCGGGCGGCTGATCATGCAGTACGCCAGCGAGAACATCAAGCCGGTCACGCTGGAACTCGGCGGCAAGAGCCCGAACATCTTCTTCGACGACGTCAGCGCCGCCCGCGACGACTTCTTCGACAAGGCCCTCGAGGGCTTCACCATGTTCGCTCTGAACCAGGGCGAGGTGTGCACCTGCCCGTCGCGGGCGCTGATCCAGCAGGGCCACTACTCCGACTTCCTCGCGGCGGCCGTGGAGCGGACGAAGGCGGTGCGCCAGGGCCACCCCCTCGACACCGAGACGATGATCGGGGCGCAGGCGTCGAACGACCAGTTGGAGAAGATCCTGTCCTACCTGGACATCGGCCGGCAGGAGGGCGCCAGGGTGCTGACCGGCGGCGAGCGGGTCGACCTGGGCGGCGAACTCTCCGGCGGGTACTACGTGCAGCCGACCGTCTTCGAGGGCGACAACTCGATGCGGATCTTCCAGGAGGAGATCTTCGGCCCGGTGGTCTCGGTGACCTCCTTCGCCGATCTGGACGACGCCGTCAAGATCGCCAACGACACCCTGTACGGCCTCGGGGCCGGCGTCTGGACCCGGGACATGAACACCGCGTACCGGGCCGGGCGGGCGATCCAGGCGGGCCGGATCTGGACCAACTGCTACCACGCCTACCCGGCGCACGCCGCGTTCGGCGGCTACAAGCAGTCCGGCATCGGCCGGGAGACCCACAAGATGATGCTGGAGCACTACCAGCAGACCAAGAACCTGCTGGTCAGCTACTCCCCGAAGAAGCTGGGCTTCTTCTGA